A genomic region of Rhodococcus pyridinivorans contains the following coding sequences:
- a CDS encoding lipocalin family protein — protein MRRSRHGVRGLAAAFIAAAGALLFATPAAAAPLTPVPELDVNRYVGQWYQLAANPAPYNIDCARDTTAFYTLLDERNVRVENSCTTFTGDRRGIIGNARVNDTAALHVSFPGVPFQDSLDGPSNYIVTYLANDYSWAVVGDPTRISGFVLSRSPVVSDDAWREIRNVVEASGYNSCLMLTSPTTEGLQDIKPLCAV, from the coding sequence ATGCGTAGATCCCGACACGGCGTTCGGGGGCTTGCGGCGGCGTTCATCGCCGCCGCAGGCGCGCTCCTGTTCGCCACGCCCGCCGCCGCAGCGCCGCTCACCCCGGTTCCCGAGCTCGACGTGAACCGGTATGTGGGGCAGTGGTACCAGCTCGCCGCCAATCCGGCTCCCTACAACATCGACTGCGCTCGCGACACGACGGCGTTCTACACGCTGCTCGACGAACGCAACGTGCGCGTGGAGAACTCGTGCACCACGTTCACCGGTGATCGTCGCGGGATCATCGGGAACGCCCGCGTGAACGACACTGCCGCACTGCATGTGTCTTTTCCGGGGGTACCCTTCCAGGATTCGCTCGACGGACCGAGCAACTACATCGTCACGTACCTCGCGAACGATTACTCGTGGGCAGTCGTCGGTGACCCGACGCGCATCTCCGGATTCGTGCTGTCGCGTTCGCCCGTCGTCAGCGACGACGCGTGGCGCGAGATCCGGAACGTCGTCGAGGCGAGCGGGTACAACTCGTGCCTGATGCTCACCTCGCCCACCACCGAGGGACTGCAGGACATCAAACCGCTCTGCGCCGTGTAA
- a CDS encoding ArsR/SmtB family transcription factor, whose translation MHGFEVLADPVRRRILELLAGGPQVAGEIVAAIGREFSISQPAVSQHLKILRDQRFAAVHKDGTRRYYELDPEVLVELEDWLAGLHTPVFAALDALETEIARGKRERRSRDAVPPALPASDERRKSS comes from the coding sequence ATGCACGGGTTCGAGGTCCTCGCAGATCCGGTTCGCCGCCGCATTCTCGAACTGCTCGCGGGCGGTCCGCAGGTGGCCGGTGAAATCGTCGCGGCGATCGGCCGGGAGTTCTCGATCTCCCAGCCGGCGGTCTCGCAACATCTCAAGATCCTGCGCGACCAGCGGTTCGCCGCCGTCCACAAGGACGGCACCCGCCGCTACTACGAACTCGATCCCGAGGTCCTCGTCGAACTCGAGGACTGGCTCGCGGGTCTGCATACGCCGGTATTCGCGGCGCTGGACGCCCTGGAGACCGAGATCGCGCGCGGCAAGCGTGAGCGGCGGAGCCGCGACGCCGTCCCGCCCGCGCTCCCTGCTTCCGACGAGAGAAGGAAATCCTCATGA
- a CDS encoding SDR family oxidoreductase, translated as MSGKRVLVTGATGYIGGRLAPRLLEAGYRVRVLARSPDKLRDVPWADDVEIVRGDLDDAESLRAACRDIDVVYYLVHSMGGRDEFVDAEKRAAQNVADAARDHGVSRIVYLGGLHPESGDLSPHLYSRAQVGRILTDSGVPTLVLQAGVVIGSGSASFEMIRHLSNRLPVMTTPRWVNNRIQPIAVRDVLHYLLAAADAPLPRSGTYDIGGPDVLRYGEMMQQYSEVAGLTKRRILVLPVLTPKLAGLWIGLVTPIPPPLGRALLESLSTDAVMRNHDVDSIIPPPESGLTGYRDAVRLALGRIERGEVETTWTNASPVGAPADPLPSDPDWAGEVVFTDERSLESDSSQEKVFAVVESIGGENGWYSFPLAWTIRGWLDRFVGGVGLHRGRRDPKTLHTGDALDFWRVERIERPTLLRLRAEMRAPGGAWLEWRVEPLESGRSRVHQRAIFFPRGVAGRLYWYALVPFHGIIFRGMLENIAGTAGR; from the coding sequence GTGAGCGGAAAGCGTGTCCTGGTCACCGGAGCGACCGGCTACATCGGTGGCCGGCTCGCTCCGCGCCTGCTCGAGGCGGGTTACCGGGTACGGGTGCTCGCGCGCAGCCCCGACAAATTGCGCGACGTGCCGTGGGCCGACGACGTCGAGATCGTCCGTGGCGACCTCGACGACGCCGAATCGCTGCGCGCGGCATGCCGCGACATCGACGTCGTGTACTACCTGGTGCATTCGATGGGTGGTCGCGACGAGTTCGTCGACGCGGAGAAGCGAGCGGCGCAGAACGTCGCCGACGCGGCACGCGACCACGGCGTCTCCCGCATCGTGTACCTCGGTGGGCTGCACCCGGAGTCGGGTGATCTCTCACCGCACCTGTATTCACGGGCCCAGGTCGGACGTATCCTGACGGATTCCGGTGTTCCGACGCTCGTGCTGCAGGCCGGCGTCGTGATCGGTTCAGGTTCGGCGTCGTTCGAGATGATCCGGCATCTGAGCAACCGGCTCCCCGTCATGACGACCCCACGCTGGGTGAACAACCGGATCCAGCCCATCGCGGTGCGCGACGTCCTGCACTATCTGCTCGCTGCCGCAGATGCACCCCTCCCCCGCAGCGGCACCTACGACATCGGTGGGCCCGACGTCCTGCGGTACGGCGAGATGATGCAGCAGTACTCGGAGGTCGCCGGTCTGACGAAACGCCGGATCCTCGTCCTGCCCGTCCTCACACCGAAGCTCGCCGGTTTGTGGATCGGTCTGGTCACGCCGATTCCTCCGCCTCTCGGTCGCGCGCTCCTCGAATCGCTGTCGACCGACGCGGTAATGCGCAACCATGACGTCGACTCGATCATCCCCCCACCGGAATCCGGCCTCACCGGCTACCGCGACGCGGTCCGGCTCGCCCTCGGCCGTATCGAACGGGGAGAGGTCGAGACGACGTGGACGAACGCATCACCGGTCGGTGCACCCGCCGATCCGCTTCCGTCCGACCCGGACTGGGCCGGCGAGGTCGTCTTCACCGACGAGCGGTCACTCGAGTCGGATTCGTCCCAGGAGAAGGTGTTCGCCGTCGTCGAGAGCATCGGCGGCGAGAACGGTTGGTATTCCTTCCCGTTGGCGTGGACCATCCGCGGCTGGCTCGACCGGTTCGTCGGCGGCGTCGGACTCCACCGCGGTCGCCGCGACCCGAAAACCCTGCATACCGGTGACGCCCTGGACTTCTGGCGCGTCGAACGGATCGAACGTCCGACGCTGCTGCGCCTGCGCGCGGAGATGCGGGCACCCGGCGGAGCGTGGCTCGAGTGGCGGGTCGAACCGCTGGAGTCGGGCCGGTCGCGCGTGCACCAGCGGGCGATCTTCTTCCCGCGCGGAGTCGCCGGTCGTCTCTACTGGTACGCGCTGGTTCCCTTCCACGGCATCATCTTCCGCGGCATGCTCGAGAACATCGCGGGCACCGCCGGCCGCTAG
- a CDS encoding AMP-dependent synthetase/ligase has product MTTTTRVSEEKVDRAVIDERAPSVARLLLDRVAATPDAEAFRYPDGKDGWTSVTWEQTGDRVRLLAAGLISLGIEAEDRVALASSTRYEWVLGDLAVMCAGAATTTVYPTTHADDVAFIVADSGSRIVIAEDAGQVEKLVSHRSDLPEVAKVVVVEGTGDGDWVINFDELADLGRGLLAEDSGAVLNRIHSIRAEHLATLIYTSGTTGKPKGVRLPHSAWTYEAAAIDALHMLSSDDLQYLWLPLSHVFGKVLLTLPLQIGFPTAVDGRVDKIVENLAVVRPTFMGAAPRIFEKAHARVEAMMEEEGGAKKKIFDWAVGVGRKVSKAKQAGRSPGLLDKLQHGLADKLVFSTIRERFGGHLRFFISGSAALNPEVGEWFDAVGIPVLEGYGLTETSAATFVNRPYANRIGTVGWPVPGTEVRIAEDGEVLVRGPGVMTGYHNRPDATAESLSDDGWFHTGDIGSLDDEGYLRITDRKKDMFKTSQGKYVAPSSLAATFKGMCPYASEIVVYGEGKPYCVALVALDPESVGEWANKNGVSGSFEDIARHDKTHDLISGYIDELNLQLNRWEQIKKFTIIERELSVESGDLTPSMKLRRKVVVDNFADRLAGLYER; this is encoded by the coding sequence ATGACGACAACGACGCGCGTCTCCGAGGAAAAGGTCGACCGAGCGGTCATCGACGAACGGGCCCCCTCGGTCGCCCGCCTGTTGCTCGATCGAGTGGCCGCCACACCCGACGCCGAGGCCTTCCGCTACCCCGACGGGAAGGACGGCTGGACGTCGGTCACCTGGGAACAGACCGGGGATCGGGTACGACTGCTCGCGGCCGGCTTGATCTCCCTGGGTATCGAGGCCGAGGACCGCGTGGCCCTCGCGTCGTCCACCCGCTACGAATGGGTGCTCGGCGACCTCGCCGTCATGTGCGCGGGCGCCGCAACCACCACCGTCTACCCCACCACCCACGCCGACGACGTCGCGTTCATCGTCGCCGACTCTGGCAGCCGGATCGTCATCGCCGAGGACGCCGGGCAGGTCGAGAAGCTCGTGAGCCACCGCAGCGATCTGCCCGAGGTGGCGAAGGTCGTGGTCGTCGAGGGCACCGGCGACGGTGATTGGGTCATCAATTTCGATGAGCTCGCCGACCTGGGCCGTGGCCTGCTCGCCGAGGACTCCGGAGCGGTGCTCAACCGCATCCACAGCATCAGGGCCGAGCACCTGGCCACCCTCATCTACACCTCGGGTACCACCGGCAAGCCGAAGGGCGTGCGCCTGCCGCACTCGGCGTGGACCTACGAGGCCGCCGCCATCGACGCGCTGCACATGCTCAGCTCCGACGACCTGCAGTATCTGTGGCTGCCGCTGTCGCACGTCTTCGGCAAGGTGCTGCTCACCCTCCCTCTGCAGATCGGCTTCCCCACCGCGGTGGACGGACGTGTCGACAAGATCGTCGAGAACCTCGCGGTGGTCCGCCCGACCTTCATGGGTGCGGCCCCGCGCATCTTCGAGAAGGCCCACGCGCGCGTCGAGGCAATGATGGAGGAGGAAGGCGGCGCCAAGAAGAAGATCTTCGACTGGGCCGTAGGCGTGGGCCGGAAGGTGTCGAAAGCGAAGCAGGCCGGCAGGTCGCCCGGACTGCTGGACAAACTGCAGCACGGCCTCGCCGACAAGCTGGTCTTCTCCACCATCCGCGAACGCTTCGGCGGTCACCTGCGGTTCTTCATCTCCGGTTCGGCGGCGCTCAACCCCGAGGTCGGCGAATGGTTCGACGCCGTCGGCATCCCCGTCCTCGAGGGTTACGGACTCACCGAGACCTCTGCCGCGACGTTCGTCAACCGTCCCTACGCCAACCGCATCGGCACGGTCGGCTGGCCCGTCCCGGGCACGGAGGTCCGCATCGCGGAGGACGGCGAGGTGCTCGTCCGCGGCCCCGGTGTGATGACCGGCTACCACAACCGGCCCGACGCGACCGCCGAGTCGCTCTCCGACGACGGATGGTTCCACACCGGCGACATCGGCAGCCTCGACGACGAGGGCTACCTGCGCATCACCGACCGCAAGAAGGACATGTTCAAGACGTCGCAGGGCAAGTACGTCGCCCCGTCGTCGCTGGCAGCGACCTTCAAAGGCATGTGCCCGTACGCGTCGGAGATCGTCGTCTACGGCGAGGGCAAGCCCTACTGCGTGGCGCTGGTGGCGCTCGATCCGGAATCCGTCGGCGAGTGGGCGAACAAGAACGGTGTGAGCGGATCGTTCGAGGACATCGCACGGCACGACAAGACCCACGATCTGATCTCCGGATACATCGACGAGCTGAACCTGCAGCTCAACCGGTGGGAGCAGATCAAGAAGTTCACGATCATCGAGCGTGAACTGTCGGTCGAATCGGGTGATCTGACGCCGAGCATGAAGCTGCGCAGGAAGGTCGTCGTCGACAACTTCGCCGACAGGCTGGCAGGCCTCTACGAAAGGTGA
- a CDS encoding cryptochrome/photolyase family protein: protein MARPSIIWFRRDLRLNDLPTLLSATEAADDVLALFVLDDALLRPSGARRRDFLMGCLQALDRDLDGRLLVVQGDPMVLVPQVAAEFDAAAVHISSDHGPYGTGRDRAVAEALGDVPLVATGSPYAVTPGRITKPDGTAYKVFSAFRRAWNDHGWHTPAATGPDTADWVDPSGCSTRVPIPEAGDEPTPPPGEAAALERWREFLDDGLERYATDRDRPAYDGTSGLSPYLKFGCIHPRTLLHDMRNRSDEGAVTFRSELAWRDFYADVLFQRPETARTNYNSDFDAITYDSGPDADALFAAWCEGRTGFPIVDAGMRQLLAEGVMHNRVRMIVASFLTKDLHLPWWRGARHFMKHLVDGDLASNQHNWQWTAGSGTDAAPYFRVFNPTRQGEKFDPTGEYVRRWVPELRSIDGARVHSLPDGPPDGYPEPVVDHAHERRVALDRYERIRSPR from the coding sequence ATGGCCCGCCCCAGCATCATCTGGTTCCGTCGTGATCTCCGACTGAACGATCTGCCCACCCTGCTCTCGGCCACCGAGGCCGCCGACGACGTCCTCGCCCTGTTCGTCCTCGACGACGCACTGCTCCGCCCGTCCGGTGCCCGCCGGCGCGACTTCCTCATGGGATGCCTGCAAGCCCTCGACCGGGATCTCGACGGGCGCCTGCTCGTCGTCCAGGGAGACCCGATGGTGCTGGTGCCGCAAGTCGCCGCCGAGTTCGATGCGGCCGCGGTCCACATCAGTTCCGACCACGGTCCCTACGGCACGGGACGCGACCGAGCGGTCGCCGAAGCGCTCGGCGACGTCCCGCTGGTGGCCACCGGCTCGCCGTATGCCGTCACGCCGGGCCGCATAACGAAACCCGACGGCACTGCATACAAGGTGTTCTCGGCCTTCCGCCGCGCCTGGAACGACCACGGATGGCACACACCCGCGGCAACCGGACCGGACACCGCCGACTGGGTCGACCCGAGCGGCTGCTCCACACGCGTGCCGATTCCCGAAGCCGGCGACGAACCCACACCTCCCCCCGGAGAGGCGGCCGCACTGGAGCGATGGCGCGAATTCCTCGACGACGGTCTCGAACGGTACGCCACCGACCGTGACCGGCCGGCCTACGACGGCACGAGCGGCCTGTCGCCCTATCTGAAGTTCGGCTGCATCCATCCGCGGACCCTGCTGCACGACATGAGGAACCGGTCGGACGAGGGGGCCGTCACCTTCCGCAGCGAACTGGCGTGGCGCGACTTCTACGCCGACGTCCTGTTCCAGCGGCCCGAGACCGCCCGGACCAACTACAACAGCGACTTCGACGCCATCACCTACGATTCCGGACCCGACGCCGACGCCCTGTTCGCCGCGTGGTGCGAGGGCCGCACGGGATTCCCGATCGTGGACGCCGGGATGCGGCAGCTCCTCGCAGAGGGCGTCATGCACAACCGGGTGCGGATGATCGTCGCGTCGTTCCTGACGAAGGACCTGCACCTGCCGTGGTGGCGCGGGGCGCGACATTTCATGAAGCATCTGGTGGACGGCGATCTGGCCTCCAACCAACACAATTGGCAGTGGACGGCGGGCAGCGGCACCGACGCCGCTCCCTACTTCCGGGTGTTCAATCCGACCCGGCAGGGCGAGAAGTTCGATCCGACGGGTGAATACGTACGCAGATGGGTACCCGAACTGCGGAGCATCGACGGCGCTCGTGTGCACAGCCTGCCCGACGGCCCTCCGGACGGATACCCGGAACCGGTCGTCGATCACGCACACGAACGCCGCGTCGCTCTGGACAGATACGAGCGGATTCGCTCACCCCGATGA
- the rraA gene encoding ribonuclease E activity regulator RraA, with protein sequence MSDTPAFTATADLADEIGPDIRSCDTQFIQFGGRTEFVGPITTIRCFQDNLLVKQTLSEPGNGGVLVVDGGGSIHTALVGDIIAGRGVDNGWAGVIVNGAVRDSAILRTLDIGIKALGTNPRKSTQTGSGEKNVPVEIGGVTFNPGEIVYSDSDGVVVRVEN encoded by the coding sequence ATGAGTGACACCCCTGCCTTCACAGCCACAGCAGACCTCGCCGACGAGATCGGCCCGGACATCCGCAGCTGCGACACGCAGTTCATCCAGTTCGGCGGCCGCACCGAGTTCGTCGGCCCCATCACCACCATCCGCTGCTTCCAGGACAACCTGCTCGTCAAGCAGACCCTCTCCGAGCCGGGCAACGGCGGCGTGCTCGTCGTCGACGGCGGTGGCAGCATCCACACCGCGCTCGTCGGTGACATCATCGCCGGTCGCGGTGTCGACAACGGCTGGGCCGGGGTCATCGTCAACGGCGCAGTCCGCGACTCCGCCATCCTGCGCACACTCGACATCGGCATCAAGGCCCTCGGCACCAACCCGCGCAAGAGCACCCAGACCGGCTCCGGCGAGAAGAACGTGCCCGTCGAGATCGGCGGCGTGACGTTCAACCCGGGCGAGATCGTCTACAGCGACTCCGACGGCGTCGTCGTCCGCGTCGAGAACTGA
- a CDS encoding TIGR01777 family oxidoreductase encodes MGIEFSSVVDAPRDEVFDWHSRPGAILRLIPPWQPMNVVAEADSLESGTAVLGLPGGLRWISRHRPEDYDPPARFVDELSHDGLLSRPATVIGSWRHEHRFDVVDEFRTRVTDRVDTPVPGCFLTQTFRYRHRQLADDLASHRWSHAQGIRPGTVAVTGSSGLVGTALTAFLSTGGYQVVRLVRRKPQRTDERCWDPQDPAPDLLEGVDAVVHLAGASIAGRFTDSHKAAIRDSRIEPTRRLAELAATTPNGPATFVSASAIGLYGYDRGDTPLDENASRGTGFLADVVSDWEAAAHPAEKKGMRVVHVRTGIVQTPRGGTLQLMRPLFASGLGGRIGDGRQWFSWIDIDDLLEVYHRALTDPGLTGPVNAVAPQPVRNEEYTRVLASVLHRPALLPVPGFGPRLLLGDEGAREVAQADQFVVPKALIDAGHRFRRPDLEASLRHQLGHILEEP; translated from the coding sequence ATGGGCATCGAATTCTCGAGCGTCGTCGACGCACCGCGTGACGAGGTGTTCGACTGGCACTCCCGGCCCGGCGCCATCCTCCGCCTGATCCCGCCCTGGCAGCCGATGAACGTCGTCGCCGAGGCCGACTCCCTCGAATCCGGTACGGCCGTCCTCGGTCTCCCCGGCGGTCTGCGCTGGATCTCCCGGCACAGACCCGAGGATTACGACCCGCCAGCACGTTTCGTGGACGAACTCTCCCACGACGGCCTGTTGTCGCGCCCCGCCACCGTCATCGGCTCGTGGCGCCACGAACACCGCTTCGACGTCGTCGACGAATTCCGCACCCGCGTCACCGATCGCGTCGACACGCCGGTACCGGGCTGTTTCCTCACCCAGACCTTCCGTTACCGGCACCGCCAGCTCGCCGACGATCTCGCGAGCCACCGCTGGTCGCACGCGCAGGGCATCCGACCCGGGACGGTCGCGGTGACCGGATCGAGCGGACTCGTGGGTACTGCCCTGACGGCCTTCCTGTCCACGGGTGGCTACCAGGTAGTCCGCCTGGTGCGCCGGAAACCGCAGCGCACCGACGAACGATGCTGGGACCCTCAGGATCCGGCGCCCGACCTACTCGAAGGCGTCGACGCCGTCGTCCACCTCGCGGGCGCGTCGATCGCGGGACGGTTCACCGACTCCCACAAGGCCGCGATCCGCGACAGCCGCATCGAACCGACACGCCGACTCGCCGAACTCGCCGCGACCACACCCAACGGTCCCGCGACCTTCGTCTCCGCGTCCGCGATCGGCCTCTACGGTTACGACCGAGGAGACACACCGCTCGACGAGAACGCATCACGTGGAACGGGTTTCCTCGCCGACGTCGTCTCCGATTGGGAGGCCGCGGCACATCCCGCGGAGAAGAAGGGCATGCGGGTCGTGCACGTACGCACCGGCATCGTCCAGACACCCCGCGGCGGAACGCTCCAGTTGATGCGGCCGCTGTTCGCGAGCGGTCTCGGTGGCCGGATCGGCGACGGCCGGCAGTGGTTCTCCTGGATCGACATCGACGACCTCCTCGAGGTCTACCACCGTGCCCTCACCGACCCCGGCCTGACCGGACCGGTGAACGCCGTTGCACCGCAGCCGGTGCGCAACGAGGAGTACACCCGGGTACTGGCGTCGGTGCTGCACCGGCCCGCACTGCTGCCCGTCCCCGGTTTCGGCCCCCGGTTGCTGCTCGGCGACGAGGGTGCACGCGAGGTCGCCCAGGCCGATCAGTTCGTCGTCCCGAAGGCGCTGATCGACGCCGGGCACCGGTTCCGGCGTCCCGATCTCGAAGCGTCGCTGCGCCACCAACTCGGCCACATCCTGGAGGAACCGTGA
- a CDS encoding fasciclin domain-containing protein, whose translation MNITARKSLAVVGIGAMSLLGVAACSDDSGTDTTDTTTMETTQETMQETTTAATGTAAPAAGPVGPGCADYVAANPTGPSSVEELANQPVAEAAGNVPILTTLTQALSGQLNPDVNLVETLNDGEFTVFAPVDDAFAALPPETVQTLQTDSALLTDILTYHVVPGELTPADIAGTQTTVQGGTVEVAGEGEMWTVNDANVICGGIETENATVYLIDGVLMPQQ comes from the coding sequence ATGAACATCACTGCGCGCAAGAGCCTGGCCGTCGTCGGAATCGGTGCGATGTCCCTGCTGGGTGTCGCGGCGTGTTCGGATGATTCGGGCACGGACACCACCGACACCACCACGATGGAGACCACCCAGGAGACAATGCAGGAAACCACTACGGCTGCAACCGGTACCGCAGCCCCCGCTGCCGGCCCCGTCGGACCGGGCTGCGCCGATTATGTCGCCGCGAACCCTACCGGCCCGTCGTCCGTCGAGGAACTCGCGAACCAGCCTGTCGCCGAGGCCGCCGGAAACGTGCCGATCCTGACCACTCTCACGCAGGCCCTGTCCGGCCAGCTCAACCCCGACGTCAACCTGGTCGAGACGCTCAACGATGGCGAGTTCACCGTCTTCGCGCCGGTCGACGACGCGTTCGCCGCCCTGCCGCCGGAGACCGTCCAGACGCTGCAGACGGATTCGGCTCTACTGACCGACATCCTCACCTACCACGTGGTTCCCGGTGAGCTGACCCCGGCCGATATCGCCGGCACGCAGACCACCGTCCAGGGCGGCACCGTCGAGGTCGCCGGCGAGGGTGAGATGTGGACCGTCAACGACGCCAACGTGATCTGCGGTGGCATCGAGACCGAGAATGCCACCGTGTACCTGATCGACGGCGTTCTCATGCCCCAGCAGTAA
- a CDS encoding RNA-binding S4 domain-containing protein, with amino-acid sequence MSDAFDVPIRDESIRLGQFLKLASLIESGAEAKEVIADGLVSVNGEVEVRRGRQLKVGDVVEIAGASARVAHE; translated from the coding sequence ATGTCCGACGCATTCGATGTACCGATCCGTGACGAGTCGATCCGGCTCGGTCAGTTCCTCAAGCTCGCAAGCCTCATAGAGTCGGGTGCGGAGGCCAAGGAAGTGATCGCCGACGGCCTGGTGTCGGTCAACGGTGAGGTGGAGGTGCGTCGCGGCCGTCAGCTGAAGGTGGGCGACGTGGTGGAGATCGCCGGGGCGAGCGCGCGGGTCGCGCACGAATAG
- a CDS encoding DUF5313 family protein has protein sequence MMSSARPNFLQRIGYMFGRALPPEMREWVRDDVLGPGGTRRYLLRWNLPIIPLLLLFLLIPGPVWIPIAMMLLLLLPWVYFSVALMPIWQRHRLQQHGLDPELLSAKARARAAREREDYERRFGRAS, from the coding sequence ATGATGAGTAGTGCACGACCGAATTTCCTGCAGCGGATCGGCTACATGTTCGGTCGCGCGCTACCGCCCGAGATGCGGGAGTGGGTACGCGACGACGTCCTGGGCCCCGGCGGAACACGCCGCTACCTGCTGCGATGGAACCTGCCGATCATCCCGCTGCTCCTGCTGTTCCTGCTGATCCCGGGGCCGGTGTGGATCCCGATCGCGATGATGCTGTTGCTGCTGCTGCCATGGGTCTACTTCTCGGTGGCGTTGATGCCCATCTGGCAGCGGCACCGCCTCCAGCAGCACGGTCTCGATCCGGAACTGCTCAGCGCGAAGGCACGCGCCCGCGCCGCCCGCGAACGAGAGGACTACGAACGCCGTTTCGGTCGCGCGTCCTGA
- a CDS encoding DUF1365 family protein → MHPDLPRAVAMIGDDVEFPGGREAVVPAIYRTFVRHAQGSAERPSLEYRGFSWVMDVDESMPSSWWLRTLMRFEPWDHFVASDSDTFRGRVEDQLVADGVRVPVGRITALLNIRRLGLGSDPLNLFWCHDPSGSLACVVAEIHSRRNGRHCYTLRSDEIDVITRAGDTFAVSVALRRPGVPVFTATVSGERLPADLTTVLRARMWMG, encoded by the coding sequence ATGCATCCTGACCTTCCCCGCGCAGTCGCGATGATCGGCGACGACGTCGAGTTCCCGGGTGGCCGGGAGGCGGTCGTGCCGGCGATCTACCGGACCTTCGTCCGCCACGCGCAGGGCTCGGCCGAGCGCCCCTCGCTCGAGTACCGCGGCTTCAGCTGGGTCATGGATGTCGACGAATCGATGCCTTCGTCCTGGTGGTTGCGCACGCTGATGCGGTTCGAGCCGTGGGACCACTTCGTCGCGAGCGATTCGGACACCTTCCGCGGGCGGGTCGAGGATCAGCTCGTGGCCGACGGGGTGCGGGTTCCGGTCGGGCGCATCACTGCGCTGCTGAACATCCGGCGCCTCGGTCTCGGATCGGATCCGCTGAACCTGTTCTGGTGTCACGATCCGAGCGGTTCCCTGGCCTGCGTGGTCGCGGAGATCCATTCGCGCCGGAACGGACGGCACTGTTACACGCTGCGCTCGGACGAGATCGACGTCATCACCCGGGCCGGCGACACATTCGCGGTCTCGGTCGCCCTGCGGCGACCCGGCGTCCCGGTGTTCACCGCGACCGTCAGCGGCGAACGGCTGCCGGCCGATCTCACGACTGTTCTACGTGCTCGGATGTGGATGGGGTGA
- a CDS encoding SRPBCC family protein produces MKNVITSNETSRRTVGRRTVEGHEAKVVTISRSYRTSAEDLWEACTDPQRIPRWFLPVEGDLEVGGRYQLQGNAGGEVLTCEPPRTFRATWEFAGRVSWIEVSVLPEPGDRARLELTHIAHPDEHWEQYGPGAVGIGWDQALLGLGLHIESGETVDPKEFETWSMSEEGLQFVRDSSEGWCEADIAAGEDPEQARAAAERTSAFYTGE; encoded by the coding sequence ATGAAGAACGTGATCACGAGCAACGAGACGAGTCGCCGCACGGTCGGTCGTCGCACCGTCGAGGGCCACGAGGCCAAGGTTGTCACGATCTCGCGCAGCTACCGCACGAGCGCCGAGGACCTGTGGGAGGCGTGCACCGACCCGCAGCGCATCCCCCGCTGGTTCCTGCCCGTCGAGGGCGACCTCGAGGTCGGTGGCCGGTACCAGCTCCAGGGCAACGCCGGCGGTGAGGTCCTCACCTGCGAACCGCCCCGGACGTTCAGGGCCACCTGGGAATTCGCTGGTCGCGTGAGCTGGATCGAGGTGTCGGTCCTGCCCGAACCGGGAGACCGGGCGCGCCTGGAACTGACGCACATCGCCCACCCCGACGAGCACTGGGAGCAGTACGGTCCGGGCGCAGTCGGTATCGGCTGGGACCAGGCGCTTCTCGGACTCGGACTGCACATCGAATCGGGAGAAACGGTGGATCCGAAGGAATTCGAGACCTGGTCAATGTCCGAGGAAGGTCTGCAGTTCGTCCGCGACAGCAGCGAAGGCTGGTGCGAGGCCGACATCGCCGCGGGCGAGGACCCCGAACAGGCACGCGCAGCCGCCGAGCGGACGAGTGCGTTCTACACGGGCGAATAG